A genomic region of Fundidesulfovibrio terrae contains the following coding sequences:
- a CDS encoding CBS domain-containing protein gives MYVGLKMLKDFHPVTPSTPLPEAKKILEKEEYWMLLVTDGGKLVGYVRHEDLTAALPSMLSTLDRNEALYLISKLDVGMVMRKDITTVPPEMEIELAAQIMHDKNLAGLAVVDDKGGLIGYITRTVMLEVLVEEMGLALGGSRLVFEVQDRPGVIREVADAIASKNANILSASTFFHGGRRMLVIRVDAENVEDVQSSLEKKGYRMETAKNFVQEWSK, from the coding sequence ATGTACGTCGGCCTGAAAATGCTCAAGGACTTCCACCCCGTCACCCCCTCCACCCCTCTGCCGGAAGCCAAGAAGATCCTCGAGAAAGAGGAATACTGGATGCTTCTGGTCACGGATGGCGGCAAGCTCGTGGGCTACGTGCGCCACGAAGACCTCACCGCCGCGCTGCCCTCCATGCTCTCCACCCTGGACCGCAACGAGGCCCTGTACCTCATCAGCAAGCTCGACGTGGGCATGGTCATGCGCAAGGACATCACCACCGTTCCCCCTGAGATGGAGATCGAGCTCGCCGCCCAGATCATGCACGACAAGAACCTAGCCGGCCTGGCCGTGGTGGACGACAAGGGCGGGCTCATCGGCTACATCACCCGCACCGTCATGCTCGAGGTCCTCGTGGAGGAGATGGGCCTGGCCCTGGGCGGCTCGCGCCTGGTCTTCGAGGTGCAGGACAGGCCCGGCGTCATCCGCGAAGTGGCCGACGCCATCGCCTCCAAGAACGCCAACATCCTCTCCGCCAGCACCTTCTTCCACGGCGGGCGGCGCATGCTGGTCATCCGCGTGGACGCCGAGAACGTCGAAGACGTGCAGTCGAGCCTCGAAAAGAAGGGCTACCGCATGGAAACCGCCAAGAACTTCGTCCAGGAATGGAGCAAATAG
- a CDS encoding DUF1786 family protein produces MRSILCLDIGSGTQDALYFMEGRSLENCPKFVLPAPAKLVAARIKALTAQKRPIHLCGHNMGGGFLRAARDHAAAGLAISAHPEAALALTDDPPSIIRHGIVLSGSCPSGHVPVHLADYDPGFWQSLLALAGLEPPELVLACAQDHGHHPGQSSRTGRFGLWERFLAGTSGRLDALLYDTPPVELTRLATIQQATGGGPVMDTGPAAALGALFDPAVEAVADDRGTLVVNMGNSHVLGLLVHQGRLAGVYEHHTGQIEIPELVRQLELFRKGALRNEDVFDTGGHGCAVRELTGTFDGTFVIGPRRGELGGMMEAVFPAPGGDMMLAGCFGMLKAWKERGGE; encoded by the coding sequence ATGCGCTCCATCCTCTGCCTCGATATCGGCAGCGGCACCCAGGACGCCCTCTATTTCATGGAGGGCCGCTCCCTGGAGAACTGCCCCAAGTTCGTGCTCCCCGCCCCGGCCAAGCTCGTGGCCGCACGCATCAAGGCGCTCACCGCCCAGAAACGCCCGATCCATCTGTGCGGCCACAACATGGGCGGCGGATTTTTGCGCGCGGCACGGGACCACGCAGCCGCAGGGCTGGCGATCTCCGCCCACCCAGAGGCCGCCCTCGCCCTCACCGACGATCCTCCGTCCATCATCCGGCACGGCATCGTCCTCTCCGGCTCCTGCCCGTCCGGACACGTACCCGTGCACCTTGCGGACTACGATCCCGGCTTCTGGCAGTCACTGCTGGCCCTGGCCGGGCTCGAACCGCCGGAACTCGTGCTGGCCTGCGCCCAAGACCACGGGCACCATCCCGGACAGTCCAGCCGCACCGGACGCTTCGGCCTCTGGGAGCGCTTCCTGGCCGGAACCTCCGGGCGCCTGGACGCGCTCCTCTATGACACGCCGCCTGTCGAACTCACCCGCCTGGCCACGATTCAGCAGGCCACCGGCGGCGGACCCGTCATGGACACCGGCCCTGCGGCCGCCCTGGGCGCGCTCTTCGACCCCGCCGTGGAGGCCGTGGCCGACGACCGGGGGACGCTCGTGGTCAACATGGGCAACAGCCATGTGCTGGGCCTTCTGGTGCACCAGGGCAGGCTGGCCGGCGTTTACGAACACCACACCGGCCAGATCGAAATCCCCGAGCTTGTCCGGCAACTGGAACTGTTCCGGAAGGGGGCGCTGCGCAATGAGGACGTGTTCGATACGGGCGGCCACGGCTGCGCCGTGCGGGAACTCACCGGAACGTTCGATGGCACGTTCGTCATAGGCCCCCGGCGCGGCGAACTGGGAGGGATGATGGAGGCCGTGTTCCCCGCTCCGGGAGGAGACATGATGCTGGCCGGTTGTTTCGGCATGCTGAAGGCCTGGAAGGAAAGAGGGGGCGAGTAG
- a CDS encoding GNAT family N-acetyltransferase: MNMIRQAREGDLIDILDIYNDAILNTTAVYSYKAQTLEDRTAWLCNKIDDGYPVFVYDDGVEVFGFSTYGPFRAWPAYKYTIEHSVYVAPQARGKGVGISLMRALIADAVGRGYATMVAGIDSENTISIRMHEKLGFKFSGTITKAGYKFGRWLDLAFYQLDLGGPEEPSED, from the coding sequence ATGAATATGATTCGACAAGCTCGAGAAGGAGATTTGATTGATATTTTGGACATTTACAATGACGCCATATTGAACACGACGGCAGTATATTCGTATAAAGCACAGACTCTGGAAGATCGAACGGCGTGGCTTTGCAACAAGATCGATGATGGCTATCCCGTTTTCGTTTATGACGACGGCGTGGAGGTTTTCGGATTTTCTACGTATGGTCCGTTCAGGGCATGGCCTGCCTATAAATACACCATCGAGCATTCCGTGTATGTTGCGCCTCAGGCCAGGGGAAAGGGCGTCGGCATCTCTTTGATGCGGGCCTTGATAGCCGATGCTGTCGGGAGAGGATACGCCACGATGGTTGCCGGCATCGACTCGGAAAACACCATCAGCATCAGGATGCATGAGAAGCTGGGCTTCAAATTCTCCGGAACGATCACCAAGGCCGGGTATAAATTCGGACGATGGCTCGATCTGGCGTTCTATCAACTCGATCTGGGCGGCCCCGAAGAACCCTCCGAAGATTGA
- a CDS encoding C45 family autoproteolytic acyltransferase/hydolase: protein MNRGKMFFGCERSVLACTSVLALALLMLTASPALACTLWSAVGDAAGGGTILVKNRDYSPDSTGSLVLVRPENGHAYLGYHARVKGRERLVAGVNDAGLAVVSATAGSLARQQRDVPSKVKSLLARLLTQTATVDEALAHTDWFAGHSPVIYMLSDGRKSAWVEIGPDGQVATREAAQGALAHTNHFLAPELAAHNVKNGPSSHERLIRITDLLAGQKTFTEADFERFGQDQNAGPDNSIFRKGSTPASTRTMARLVVRTTPGQAPVAAVTNYDDPGRPWSMRLTLDKTFWEQIPVGAMKTLAPE from the coding sequence ATGAATCGCGGAAAGATGTTCTTCGGTTGCGAGAGATCCGTTTTGGCATGTACAAGCGTCCTGGCGCTGGCGCTGCTCATGCTCACGGCCAGCCCGGCCCTGGCCTGCACCCTCTGGTCGGCCGTAGGCGATGCGGCTGGCGGTGGCACCATCCTGGTCAAGAACCGCGACTACTCGCCGGATTCCACCGGCAGCCTCGTGCTGGTGCGCCCGGAAAACGGGCACGCCTACCTGGGCTACCACGCCAGGGTGAAGGGACGCGAACGCCTGGTGGCCGGAGTCAACGACGCCGGCCTGGCCGTGGTCAGCGCCACGGCCGGAAGCCTGGCGCGCCAACAGCGCGACGTGCCGTCCAAAGTCAAATCGCTCCTGGCCCGCCTTCTGACACAAACGGCTACCGTGGACGAGGCCCTGGCCCACACGGACTGGTTCGCCGGACACTCCCCGGTTATTTACATGCTCTCCGACGGACGCAAATCCGCCTGGGTCGAAATCGGCCCGGACGGCCAAGTGGCCACGCGCGAAGCAGCCCAAGGCGCCCTGGCCCACACCAACCATTTTCTCGCTCCCGAACTGGCCGCCCATAATGTCAAGAACGGCCCCAGCAGCCACGAGCGCCTGATCCGCATCACCGATCTGCTCGCCGGGCAAAAGACCTTCACCGAGGCCGATTTCGAGCGTTTCGGCCAGGACCAGAACGCCGGACCGGACAACTCCATCTTCCGCAAAGGCTCCACACCCGCATCCACCCGCACCATGGCGCGGCTTGTTGTGCGCACCACGCCCGGACAAGCGCCCGTGGCCGCCGTGACGAACTACGACGATCCCGGCAGGCCATGGTCGATGCGGCTCACACTGGACAAAACGTTCTGGGAGCAGATTCCGGTCGGGGCGATGAAGACCCTCGCGCCGGAGTAA
- a CDS encoding pyrimidine/purine nucleoside phosphorylase, which translates to MSFPESFENVTVKTLANVYFHGKVVSHTITEASGQRRSLGVCHAGTFTFTTGDPEIMEITAGNVRAKVDGEDEWGVYGPGQSFHIPANTSFEMVVESELAQYICTFG; encoded by the coding sequence ATGAGTTTCCCTGAATCCTTCGAAAACGTCACCGTGAAGACCCTGGCCAACGTCTATTTCCACGGCAAGGTGGTCAGCCACACCATCACCGAAGCATCCGGACAACGCCGCTCCCTGGGCGTCTGCCACGCCGGGACCTTCACCTTCACCACCGGCGATCCCGAAATCATGGAAATCACCGCCGGCAACGTCCGCGCCAAGGTGGACGGTGAAGACGAATGGGGCGTCTACGGCCCCGGGCAGTCCTTCCACATCCCCGCCAACACCTCGTTCGAAATGGTGGTGGAAAGCGAACTGGCCCAGTATATCTGCACTTTTGGGTAA
- a CDS encoding sigma-54 interaction domain-containing protein: protein MPQKSILFVAQAHTITSLFPRFKEAGVEAGIADSLSGALAFLKKSRPSVIFTQAKIGGAYQAGALLAAARDADDFPPVIVFTDRGTAQEAQSFLEQGARDYWLEPLSWDKIVAVLPQEPEEEEVREAPRREESAPEGRSLAAGPLQAAAQALSVAMHQQVPGTAAGAGQQAQPQPARGGTSAAPGVTGERFAIIGGQPAILRVLALAKQVAKSKATVLISGESGTGKEMFARYLHAHSDRAGKPFVALNCAALPEHLLESELFGHEKGAFTGAIARKLGKFELASGGTILLDEISEMDLGLQAKLLRVLQEGEFDRVGGMETVKVDVRVLATTNRRLEQYVEEGKFRQDLYYRLNVIPLKLPALRERGQDILSLAVYFVEKFRKAYGLGSLAFSVEARDWLMAYDWPGNVRELQNLMERAVLLAGNGPIEKVHFLLEGEEFPLVEEPPVSMERVTSLSPEPAAEEPGGVAQMPQGIVPLDVLEREMILRSLDQTLGNRTQAALLLGISVRTLRNKLNEYRQQGMVID from the coding sequence ATGCCGCAGAAGTCGATCCTCTTCGTTGCCCAAGCCCACACCATCACGTCCTTGTTCCCAAGGTTCAAGGAGGCGGGGGTGGAGGCCGGCATCGCGGACAGCCTGTCCGGGGCCCTGGCGTTTCTGAAGAAATCCAGGCCGTCGGTCATCTTCACCCAGGCCAAGATCGGCGGCGCGTACCAGGCGGGCGCGCTGCTGGCGGCGGCCAGGGACGCGGACGATTTTCCCCCGGTGATCGTGTTCACCGACCGGGGCACCGCCCAGGAGGCCCAGTCCTTCCTGGAACAGGGCGCGCGCGACTACTGGCTGGAGCCCCTGTCCTGGGACAAGATCGTGGCGGTGCTGCCGCAGGAGCCGGAAGAGGAAGAGGTCAGGGAGGCCCCGAGGCGGGAGGAATCCGCCCCAGAGGGCCGCTCGCTTGCCGCGGGTCCCTTGCAGGCGGCGGCCCAGGCGCTGTCCGTAGCCATGCACCAACAGGTCCCCGGGACGGCGGCCGGCGCCGGGCAGCAGGCCCAGCCCCAGCCCGCGCGCGGCGGAACGTCCGCGGCTCCCGGCGTCACCGGAGAGCGTTTCGCCATCATCGGCGGCCAGCCCGCCATCCTGCGCGTGCTGGCCCTGGCCAAGCAGGTGGCCAAGTCCAAGGCCACGGTGCTGATCTCGGGCGAATCCGGCACGGGCAAGGAGATGTTCGCCCGCTACCTGCACGCCCATTCCGACCGGGCGGGCAAGCCCTTCGTGGCGCTCAACTGCGCGGCCTTGCCCGAGCACCTGCTGGAGAGCGAACTCTTCGGCCACGAGAAGGGGGCTTTCACCGGCGCCATCGCCCGCAAGCTGGGCAAGTTCGAGCTGGCGAGCGGGGGCACCATCCTGCTTGACGAGATTTCCGAGATGGACCTGGGCCTGCAGGCCAAGCTTTTGCGCGTCCTGCAGGAAGGCGAGTTCGACCGGGTGGGCGGCATGGAAACCGTGAAGGTGGACGTGCGCGTGCTGGCCACCACCAACCGCAGGCTCGAGCAGTACGTTGAGGAAGGCAAGTTCCGCCAGGACCTCTACTACCGCCTGAACGTCATCCCGCTCAAGCTGCCAGCGCTGCGCGAGCGCGGCCAGGATATCCTCTCCCTGGCGGTCTATTTCGTGGAGAAGTTCCGCAAGGCGTACGGGCTCGGCTCCCTGGCCTTTTCCGTGGAGGCCCGCGACTGGCTCATGGCCTACGACTGGCCGGGCAACGTGCGCGAGCTGCAGAACCTGATGGAACGGGCGGTGCTCCTGGCCGGGAACGGCCCCATAGAGAAGGTGCACTTCCTGCTGGAGGGCGAGGAGTTCCCCCTGGTGGAGGAGCCACCGGTGAGCATGGAACGGGTGACGTCGCTTTCGCCCGAGCCCGCGGCCGAGGAGCCCGGCGGCGTGGCCCAGATGCCCCAGGGCATCGTGCCCCTGGACGTACTGGAGCGGGAGATGATCTTGCGAAGCCTCGACCAGACCCTGGGCAACCGCACCCAGGCCGCGCTGCTTCTGGGCATCTCGGTGCGGACGCTGCGCAACAAGCTCAACGAATACCGCCAGCAGGGCATGGTCATCGATTAG
- a CDS encoding putative bifunctional diguanylate cyclase/phosphodiesterase → MKTPAHKPSKVSPGRERLAFLEEAYRHTLESLEMAASLGIPEGIRPLGTVTQILNETSLRVRKLLKFKAVAFFLVREPSGDFYLARCSPPGRARQMEEEMRLLVESGSAAWALQRKRPVFTSPGTMEGQLLMHSMTTASRIRGMFLGWLGQDIKSISDTSLTLLTILLRGSASLLEGMELYSLFRKANSDLKAKVRDLEESQRSLKREIERRRKVEEQLKHQALHDPLTGLANRTLMRDRIQQAVRRSQRRDGVCYAVAFMDLDKFKLVNDTLGHDAGDKLLVRVGERILECVRQLDTVARFGGDEFVIFLEELTSPSEAIRVMKRVRQGLARPFEIDSHNVTVTGSFGLVFGPVRLSNPDILIKKANTAMHAAKEAGRNRIKVFSARMSGRAKMNAALLTGLSRAVAGNATGVLYVPTLSSVDLRLSGFLAIPTWRAKGIGELRDEELTELAAKEGLAWSLWLLTMTKALDGLKDWLEQHQADMAVTMRLKQSQLPPSGLAQEVLAGLDRAGLPGSALRLEIPEDTLVSGGEHLVHELTRLKDRGVRLSVGDFGERFFSFHGVSPSLFESVTIDSSKLADQPAKRSKELMGSLVSIAKALDLSVVADGVDSKETADIIANLNCLGMQGESLSRPLTAEQALKFIKSSSVCTPQLPAGDETKKS, encoded by the coding sequence ATGAAGACGCCAGCACATAAACCCTCCAAGGTCTCCCCCGGCAGGGAGCGCCTGGCCTTCCTCGAAGAGGCGTACCGCCATACTCTGGAATCCCTGGAGATGGCCGCGTCCCTCGGCATTCCCGAAGGCATCAGGCCCCTTGGAACCGTCACCCAGATCCTGAACGAAACGTCGCTTCGCGTGCGCAAGCTCCTGAAGTTCAAGGCCGTCGCCTTTTTCCTGGTGCGCGAGCCCAGCGGGGATTTCTACCTGGCCCGCTGCAGCCCCCCGGGGCGGGCCCGCCAGATGGAGGAAGAGATGCGCCTCCTGGTGGAGAGCGGCTCGGCGGCCTGGGCCCTGCAGCGCAAGCGGCCGGTCTTCACCTCTCCGGGGACCATGGAAGGGCAGCTCCTGATGCACTCCATGACCACGGCGTCGCGCATCCGGGGCATGTTCCTGGGGTGGCTCGGCCAGGACATCAAGAGCATCTCGGACACCTCGCTCACCCTGCTCACCATCCTTTTGCGCGGCAGCGCCTCGCTGCTCGAGGGCATGGAGCTCTACAGCCTCTTCCGCAAGGCCAATTCCGACCTCAAGGCCAAGGTGCGCGACCTCGAGGAATCACAGCGCTCGCTCAAGCGAGAGATCGAACGCCGCCGCAAGGTGGAGGAGCAGCTCAAGCACCAGGCCCTGCACGATCCGCTCACGGGCCTGGCCAACCGCACCCTCATGCGCGACCGCATCCAGCAGGCCGTGCGCCGCTCGCAGCGCCGCGACGGGGTCTGCTACGCCGTGGCCTTCATGGACCTGGACAAGTTCAAGCTGGTCAACGACACCCTGGGCCACGACGCGGGCGACAAGCTGCTCGTCCGGGTGGGTGAGCGCATCCTCGAATGCGTGCGCCAGCTGGACACCGTGGCCCGCTTCGGCGGAGACGAATTCGTAATCTTCCTGGAAGAACTCACCTCGCCCTCGGAGGCCATCCGGGTGATGAAGCGCGTGCGCCAGGGCCTTGCCCGCCCCTTCGAAATCGACAGCCACAACGTCACCGTGACCGGAAGCTTCGGGCTGGTGTTCGGGCCTGTGCGCCTGTCCAACCCGGACATCCTCATCAAAAAGGCCAACACGGCCATGCACGCGGCCAAGGAAGCCGGGCGCAACCGCATCAAGGTATTCAGCGCCCGCATGAGCGGCAGGGCCAAGATGAACGCCGCCCTCCTGACGGGCCTTTCCCGCGCGGTTGCCGGCAACGCCACAGGAGTGCTCTATGTGCCCACTCTTTCGAGCGTGGACCTGCGCCTGAGCGGTTTCCTGGCTATCCCCACCTGGCGGGCCAAGGGCATCGGCGAGCTGCGTGACGAGGAGCTGACCGAACTCGCGGCCAAGGAAGGCTTGGCCTGGAGCCTGTGGCTTCTCACCATGACCAAGGCCCTGGACGGCCTCAAGGACTGGCTGGAGCAACACCAGGCGGACATGGCCGTCACCATGAGACTCAAGCAATCCCAGCTCCCCCCCTCCGGCCTGGCCCAAGAAGTGCTCGCCGGGCTCGACAGAGCCGGGCTTCCGGGCTCGGCCCTGCGCCTGGAGATTCCGGAGGACACCCTGGTGTCGGGCGGCGAGCATCTCGTCCACGAACTCACCCGTCTCAAGGACCGGGGGGTCAGGCTCTCGGTGGGGGATTTCGGCGAGCGGTTCTTCAGCTTCCACGGGGTGAGCCCGTCGCTGTTCGAAAGCGTGACCATCGATTCTTCCAAGCTGGCCGACCAGCCGGCCAAGCGCTCCAAGGAGCTGATGGGGTCGCTGGTGTCCATCGCCAAGGCCCTGGACCTCTCCGTGGTGGCCGACGGCGTGGACAGCAAGGAAACCGCCGACATCATCGCCAACCTCAACTGCCTGGGCATGCAGGGTGAAAGCCTCTCGCGCCCGCTGACCGCCGAACAGGCCCTCAAGTTCATCAAATCGTCCAGCGTTTGCACGCCGCAACTTCCTGCTGGCGACGAAACAAAAAAATCCTGA
- a CDS encoding HDOD domain-containing protein, translating into MGTVYIEDLRPGMVLSADVRSRQGRLLFSSGLCLDELSIQTLKFWGVTETLIEGVDQEALDHERIRALDPALAKAAWNETSRRLNLSDQHHPAVRELKRVTFINLVQGGLEVPEPGPVKQFSAAEHKKRPDMARLANGTSKLASMPGIVAQALDALKNPNVSFTYVAEIISKDTALSAKLLKLVNSALYGFPEPIDTISRAVTVVGASRLTSLALGVSLINVFKNIPREVLDMHSFWEHSLACGVLARLLAVTAGHPNEERCFVAGLLHDIGRLVMLKNHPGHVSQAITQARQDSRQLFEVEAALWGFDHAMLGGQLLANWKFPSSLERAVAEHHRPAGKTIHQDAALVHLADILAQAVGFGQSGSPLAPALSAEVWEHLNIPKSALGAAAAQAQRQLDDIGHILLSGNEDAST; encoded by the coding sequence ATGGGCACGGTCTACATAGAAGATTTGCGCCCGGGGATGGTCTTGTCCGCCGACGTTCGCAGCCGCCAGGGGCGACTGCTCTTTTCGTCGGGGCTTTGCCTGGACGAACTCTCCATCCAGACCCTGAAATTCTGGGGCGTGACCGAGACCCTCATCGAGGGGGTAGACCAGGAGGCCCTCGATCACGAGCGCATCCGAGCCCTCGACCCCGCTCTGGCCAAGGCCGCCTGGAACGAAACCAGCCGCCGCCTGAATCTCTCCGACCAGCACCATCCCGCGGTAAGGGAATTAAAGCGCGTCACCTTCATAAATCTCGTCCAGGGCGGGCTCGAGGTTCCCGAGCCGGGGCCGGTGAAGCAGTTCAGCGCCGCAGAGCACAAGAAACGCCCTGATATGGCCCGACTGGCCAACGGCACTTCCAAACTGGCCTCCATGCCGGGCATCGTGGCCCAGGCCCTGGACGCCCTCAAGAATCCCAACGTCTCCTTCACCTACGTGGCCGAGATCATCAGCAAGGACACCGCCCTGTCGGCCAAGCTCCTGAAGCTGGTCAACTCCGCCCTGTACGGCTTCCCCGAACCGATCGACACCATCTCCCGGGCGGTCACGGTGGTCGGGGCCAGCCGCCTCACCAGCCTGGCGCTGGGCGTGTCGCTCATCAACGTGTTCAAGAACATCCCCAGGGAAGTGCTGGACATGCACTCCTTCTGGGAACACAGCCTGGCCTGCGGCGTCCTCGCCAGGCTCCTGGCCGTCACGGCGGGACATCCCAACGAGGAGCGCTGCTTCGTGGCAGGGCTCTTGCATGATATCGGACGCCTGGTGATGCTTAAAAACCACCCCGGGCATGTGTCCCAGGCCATCACCCAGGCCCGGCAGGACAGCCGCCAGCTCTTCGAGGTGGAGGCGGCGCTCTGGGGGTTCGACCACGCCATGCTCGGCGGACAGCTTCTGGCCAACTGGAAGTTCCCTTCGTCGCTCGAGCGGGCCGTGGCCGAGCACCACCGCCCCGCCGGGAAGACCATCCACCAGGACGCCGCCCTGGTGCACCTGGCGGACATCCTGGCCCAGGCGGTGGGTTTCGGGCAGAGCGGTTCGCCCCTCGCCCCCGCGCTCTCCGCCGAGGTCTGGGAGCACCTGAACATTCCCAAGAGCGCGCTGGGCGCGGCCGCGGCCCAGGCGCAAAGGCAACTCGACGACATAGGGCACATACTGCTCTCAGGAAATGAAGACGCCAGCACATAA